In the genome of archaeon BMS3Bbin15, the window ACTGTTCATAAGACTACATACTCTATCTTAAAAGTTCTCAAATATATTTAAATTGTATCTTTTTAAGAACTCCTAAGGAAAGAGGTGAAAAAATGAGAAAAATGTTGATAGGTATATCTATGCTGCTTGCTCTTGCATCTGTACATGCAGATGAAGCAGTTAAGCTAAATACAGGAAATACCGCATGGGTACTGGCCGCTGCAGCTCTTGTCATTCTTATGACACCGGCTGTCGGACTGTTCTATGGCGGTATGGTGAGGAAGAAGAATGTTGTCTCCACAATAACCATGAGTATGGTTGTGCTTGCCCTTGTAAGTATCCAGTGGGTTCTTATTGGCTATCCTCTGGCCTTTGGCAAGGATATAGGTGGAGTCATTGGTAGCTTCAGTAATATCGGTGTTGGACTTAATGATGTTGGCCTTCGTATACTCCCCAGCACAGGTATACCTGAGCTTGCGTTTGTAATCTTCCAGGGTGCTTTTGCGATTATAACGCCTGCTCTTATAATAGCGGCATTTGTGGAAAGAATAAAGTTCAGTTCTTTTATTGTTTTCATACTTATCTGGACTACCATTGTATATGACCCAATTGCACACTGGGTATGGGGTGGTGGCTGGCTTGCAAGCTTCGGTGCTATTGACTTTGCAGGTGGTACCGTTGTACACATCAGTTCTGGTGTATCTGCTCTGGCCATTGCGCTGGTGATAGGTAAGAGAAAAGGCTTTGGTTCAACCTTCATGGAGCCCCACAATATACCAATGACTATATTGGGTGCTGTCCTGCTATGGTTCGGCTGGTTCGGTTTTAATGCAGGAAGTGCTCTTGGAGCTAATAGTATTGCAGCTAATGCCTTTGTGACAACAAATACTGCAACAGCTGCAGCAGCTTTGACCTGG includes:
- the nrgA gene encoding ammonium transporter NrgA is translated as MRKMLIGISMLLALASVHADEAVKLNTGNTAWVLAAAALVILMTPAVGLFYGGMVRKKNVVSTITMSMVVLALVSIQWVLIGYPLAFGKDIGGVIGSFSNIGVGLNDVGLRILPSTGIPELAFVIFQGAFAIITPALIIAAFVERIKFSSFIVFILIWTTIVYDPIAHWVWGGGWLASFGAIDFAGGTVVHISSGVSALAIALVIGKRKGFGSTFMEPHNIPMTILGAVLLWFGWFGFNAGSALGANSIAANAFVTTNTATAAAALTWMFISWYHRKPSGLGVASGAVAGLVAITPAAGFVTPLASIIIGIGAGFVCYYAILFREKRGIDESLDAWAVHGMGGTWGALATGIFASVGATGLLMGDVHQFVAQILAVSTSWVYAFVVTFVLAKIIDKTIGLRVPEEDEDVGLDLAQHGEKAYT